A region of Stigmatopora nigra isolate UIUO_SnigA chromosome 6, RoL_Snig_1.1, whole genome shotgun sequence DNA encodes the following proteins:
- the nanos3 gene encoding nanos homolog 3: MTRGNWNNSQAWTKSNGKAFQPWKDYMGLSQVIRTVMDSNTSTQVPTWQHDRETAIDSHPIYAKRSPPPPPNASSPVCLGNACLGWLVYPSRDPDIVSAFPAFGARCLHHSGVTESHQRQRSVLQDSLAKCCNFCKRNGEIETVYTAHRLKNDAGEVLCPILSEYVCPLCGATGTAAHTKRFCPKVEKPYLPLYTKVKPLKHGNPTF, encoded by the coding sequence ATGACGCGGGGTAATTGGAATAACTCGCAGGCCTGGACGAAATCTAATGGAAAGGCTTTTCAGCCGTGGAAGGATTATATGGGACTGTCGCAGGTGATCCGAACAGTCATGGATTCGAACACCTCCACCCAAGTTCCAACCTGGCAACATGACAGAGAAACAGCGATTGATTCTCACCCGATTTACGCGAAAAgaagcccaccaccaccaccaaatgCTTCCTCACCTGTTTGCTTGGGAAACGCGTGCCTCGGATGGCTTGTATACCCAAGTAGAGACCCGGACATTGTCAGTGCCTTCCCGGCTTTTGGAGCGAGGTGCCTGCATCATTCGGGGGTGACTGAGTCGCATCAGCGTCAGAGATCGGTTCTCCAAGACTCATTGGCCAAATGCTGCAATTTTTGTAAGCGCAATGGAGAGATTGAGACTGTGTACACTGCTCACAGGCTGAAGAACGACGCCGGAGAGGTTTTGTGTCCCATCCTGAGTGAATACGTGTGCCCGCTTTGTGGAGCCACCGGGACCGCAGCGCACACCAAACGCTTTTGCCCCAAAGTGGAGAAGCCCTACCTGCCACTGTATACTAAAGTCAAACCGTTGAAACACGGAAATCCGACATTTTAA